Below is a genomic region from Tripterygium wilfordii isolate XIE 37 chromosome 12, ASM1340144v1, whole genome shotgun sequence.
TCTAGCAAAAATAACCAATATCCAGTATATTTAAAAGCAAGGGCAACAAATAGTGAAGGCGAATCCCCACTGTGGATTTCAACTTATTTCTCTTATGTGTATTGGGGTCATGTAACCAACTCCAAATTGTTTACAAAGGCTTAGATGATTACGATGATACAATTATTTACATTTACATAAAGAGTTAGAATGCTCTTTGTTGTCTGCCCTACAATTTACATTAATTAACATGAAAGACCATTATATGTAATGCatattgtttatctttttttttttattataaatgatATTGTTTATCTTTTCATAATATAGACTCAAACAAGGGGAATATGTGGCACAGTGGTACATTTATAGAGGgggcaacctagaggtcacaagttcaattcctgaaaacaacctctccacatattatatgggggtaaggtctgcatacatcctGCTTGTCCCTAACCCTGCTCATTGCGGGAGttttgtgcacgggagttgtttacctttttaccaCTCAAACAAAGCAGCAATCAAATTATCCCACAAACTTGATAACTGAGTAAAGTGGATAAGTTGACACATTGCTGAAGGAGGCATACATGTAATTTCCATCACATGTTTAGTAAGCAATAAAATTGTTGGAACCCACACAAgaagtcccacattggaaaaatatagAAGTGTTGAGTGGCTTATAAGGCAAGTGTTTGGACCCAACTCATAAGCCACGGCTTTAGAGAAAGAATGTGCCACCCATGCTTTGTAGGCCCATGTAATGTGGGCTCCCCCAAGGTCCAAAATGTCAAAAAGAATAATTGGTAAATCTACATAAACCATCCGATCAGTATAAAAGGCATTGTGAAAAGCTATATTACCTTCAAGTCTGGAGTCCCCCCTTTGTGCCTTGTATAACGGAAGTACATGTCACAAGGCATAAACACCCTTTCAAGTAGAGCACCAGTCCGCTTTACTCTAGGAGAGCTTCGATGGATTTTCGGAAGCCACTGCAGTCCAGCCCCTGGATCAACATCAGTAGGTGCAACATGAGCTTGAACATGCTCCAACATTACAGATAACTCCTTGCGCTTCCACGTCATTTCAGGGGCAGATTCAGGAATATGGACATTATCAGTACCAAGTGCTTGTTCGATCATCTCATAGCCCACATGAAGGATTGAATGAAATGATCGGGCCAATACACGTCCACTAACAGCAGCAAGCAGAAATCTACCCTGAGGTCAAAAAAAGCATCACCTCAAATAATGACCACAATTTCTTGGCCAGTATTGCCAAGCTAATCCATATGAAGTAAATAACAATATCATATAACTTCGCATGCAAAGTTTGAAGTCGATCAggatatttctttttttgtttagttGTTGAATGGACAAAAAACTAATTTTATTAAAGAGGCACCAAATAGGAGCCAACAGTTCATGAGAGTTGTACGAGGTCCATAACAGACCCCATCGCATTACAATTAATTTCCACTCCACGAAGTTGATAAGGATATTCCATATCAAAATGATTCTAGTTTTGCAAGGAAATGCAGAAAATGGAAACAGAAAAGGTAACATTagtcaataaaatatatattagaaattttgtttataaaGAACCACTCACATTTCCAAGGAAAAATACAAGCACAATAATAGAAGTTTCAGATGTCAATACTTTTCAAAGTACACAAATGATAATACTGTTAGAAGATCCACCTGGGTTATAATACCATCACAAAAAGATAAGCTCTCATCTCtgcgaaaataaaatatttgaagaGTTTGAACACAGTTCAAATTTGATGTCAAACCTAATAAAAAATCTTCACTTTTCAAATAAGAtatttgggggaaaaaaaacataggCAGAGAGAACTAAGACATACACAAATTATAAGCTAAAGTTCGAACAGCAATACAATATATGAGGAATCAGTCCTAAAGGAAACCACCAAACTGTTAAGTATTAGTTGACCTATTAAAAGCAATAATGAAACAAGAACAATTACTAAACAAAAGGACCAGGATGATAATTTTCTAGTATGTATTGCAATTGAAATCACAATGCATGATAAATTGCAACTTTTTCTTCTGCCTGTTGGGGTAAGGGGGGACAATTACTAAACATGATGTTGACAATACAACCATCATACataaacaaaaagtaaaaatcaGTAAATATCTCCTTTGGGAAGTCAGACATGTCTCCATAGAAAGTGAGATCTATCTGGAATTTCTATCATTACTTACATTGGCTTCTTCTGAGTGGAGATTAAATTGTGGCTCAATAACATTCACCATAAAGTGTCGAGTacccccctcctcctcctcagaaTCATTTATGTTCCCATCTTTAGCTGCTGAGAGAATAAATCTTGTTCACATAAAATTTAGGGTGCCGTCAAATATAGCTAGAATAAAGCTTTACTGCCAATAGCATTAATTTTAAGtttcaaaacaaaagagaatgaaactAGATTTATAAATATCAGATTTCAAACATTAGTTTTAAATGATCATGTCTATTCTGAAACATACCAACAACAGCAGATGATGCATTCTCTGCATTGGCAGGGTGGGAAGGAGATGAAAGAGATTCCGACGACTCCACATTCTGAGAAAGGAGGTTCACACCATGGTTAGTAGAAGGCGGCTTGGGGATATCATTCTGAAGCACCTCCGCTCCAGCATGTGACTGTTTCTGCTCGAGCAATTTCCTCTGTGCATACTGCCGAGAAGGAGAAGGCTTTGGAGGTTCAAATGCTTTGGATATTCCGCCAACGCAGGACCAAACAGCATCTCTGTTCTGAATTGTCCATAAAAGCTTAAGGCCATAAACAAAAATGCGTTGACAATTGTCAGCAATTACAACATTATATCCATCATCATCACTTGGGTCAGAATGCGTGTGGTCATCACTCTCACTCCCATTTTCGAACTCAGACCTCACATATGTCATCtcaagatttcttcttccgGCTTCTTGCCATGTCAATAACCTTGCAGGGTCAGCCTTTGGGGCCTGTTTTCTGATTGTGAAATAATctgatgacaaaaaaaatccatcatCACGATGCTTCTCTGTGCAACCACCCATAGAATTGTCTTTATCACTGAGAACCCTATCCATGGATGCAGAATGGAAATTTTTCCTTGTCATTTGAACTACTTTAGCAACGCTAGTGCAGTCCTCTTTATTTATGAAAATCTTTAGCACGTGCAGGTCGAGACCCTGGTAAACAAGATCAAGAGTATCACGAATGCACTCAAAGGTGTATTTTTGCTTTCCCCGACTAAAACAAAGTTCATATTTCAGCTTTGACATATTAAATGTCAGTCCTTTGGCTGGATCATCATCATATAATGGCATGTGCTTTATACAAGTAGGAGTAACATCAATGCGGAACATAAATTCTGTCATCAccttgtccatagacaaattgcCTGATCTAGCAACTCTTGGGACTCCATAACGAGGCCAACGAGAGAAAGTACGCAATTTTTGGGGAGGAAGATAATTCATGTTCCAAAATTTAAGCAACCAAGCTAAATCGTGAGCTCCAAAATTCATCATTGGTGAAGCAACTGAAACATTGTCAGGCTTAAAAGGTGGATCATAAACAGTTGCATCTACAACAGTGCTACCTCTCACTAAAGAGGATGCTGATTGATTCTCACTTAAGGGAAGAGAGGGTCTAAGAGACAAGTCCCACCGAAGGGATAGAGATGTCGATCTGAAGGGGTCAAAAACTTTTTCACGAGGCTTCCCTTCAACAGGAAGTGCAAATAAATAATGATTTAGGGGACTGCCAGAATAGCACTCCCAATCCATCGTAACTTCCAGAGTGAAGACCGGTGCATCTATGAAAGCACCACATACACCTGCAGGAAGTTTCAAACCACGACGATTTGCCAAACTCTCCAAACTGCTTACTAAAATCTTAAAATCTTTTGCAGAAACATAAACACGGCCATCAGACTGTTGAATTTCCATGGATCCAGATAACATTTGAAGTTTGTCAAGCTTCTCATACGGATCAGTAGTTGCAAGAACAGTCCATCTAGATTCAGAAAAGAATAAGCTGATATTTCCATGAATGTAATTTCTCAAATCATCCCACCATGGCAAACTACGTTCCTTTTTAGGTGGCTGCACCAGTGGGGAAGGGTTCCTGACACTAAGATTAGCCCTGCGAAGGGCTACAGTAAAAGCATAGCTTATATCAGCAAAAGATGGTTCATATCCCACTCCAAAAGATATTTCTGCTCTCTGAAAATGTATAGGCAAATCTGAGTATGTTTTCACTGGTGGAGTTGTGCCACTTGCTGAACGAAGCATTCGCACCTTTCTCCATCTGCCgacaaagacatcctggtataATTGTGGCTGAAACGCGGTAGCCTATTTAGAAGAAAGAGCAACTGTCATCTTAGAGAACAAACAACATATCTCAAGAGTTAAGACAAGACAAAACAAATGGCACAGAATTCTAAGTCGAGAATacataaaaggaaaaacacATGAAGAGTCGAACAACAAATTTGCACGAGGATGAAATGTGCCCAAGATATCCAACAACAATTTTGTACCaagtaaattttacttcatATGTTTGCTGCTCGACTTAAATAAGTTTCCTAAATGTTACATTTAGTACCAAGTGAAAAAATAAATGGACACAATTCATGTGTTAAGAAAAAATAGACAATCGGTTGATGCTGAAAAAATATTCTAATAATAAGTTTTTCCTTGTCTAATTCATTGAGCAGTAAATGTTTTGAGCATCCGACAAAAATAGGTTACTGTACACACAAACGCAAAAAATGGCAACACATTCAATTTAGATATTAAATGGGATTTGCTCTCTTTTGCTCATGTTTCTCACGTTCATGATCTTTTGATTAACAAAATCCATTAAAATAtggattaattttattttagagCCGAATtagataaataaaattttgaggTGACTAGAGTTTcacactccaaaaaaaaattcagaacgCAAGTGGTGATAcacatacataaaaaaaaattaaaaaagaaacatgGTCCAAACCCTGTACTACCTCAATTTGCAATTACATTCCATATGCTACAGTTATTTTGCACATGCTTATTGAACAGAGCTTGGGACATTTCAGGACAGGCAACAACACAATTTATAAGCCCAGGTATAAATAGTCTCAAGAAGACTTCTAAAGTGAAAGCCCATCTGGCTTATATTTATGGTCTTCTTTGTCATGATAGATAAAGCATTTGGctttaaaaatatatagtttATGAGAAATTACTCAAGGTACTTCATTAAAGCAACATGAATGCAAGGAAATTTACACATAATAAAACCGGGgaaagcaaaaagaagaaaagcattgaacaagagagacaaaaagGTGGGAGACGACTTTCAGCAATACCTGCTGTGCTAATACAATGCGACCTTCACATTTGCCAGAAGTAGcagaaaaaagaggaaatgaGTAATTTCTTAACTGAACAGCCAGGGTGCCAGCCTGCAAGAAAATATTGCTACCATATAGTCTAGAGAATGGTATATTGTGTTCAAGGCATATAGGATCAAGCTTCCTTAGAATCTCTATCATCCCAGCCTTTCCATCATCAATATTTGTCAAGGTCACTTCCAACTCTGTAGCAAAAACCGAAAGAAGAGACTTTCTGCGGACGCTAGGTTTAAATCCGGCCTGAAACCCTTCCCTACATGCACCTGAACCGTCTGATGGCTCAAGTTTCTGGCATGCCTGGTAATAGGATTTGAATGACTGCTTATATATTTCTTCTCGCAATTTCTGAATAGCCGAAGGATCTTGTATATCAATCTCAACTCCATTATATTTGATCTTTTTTTCACAGGTCGAGTCATTTGTCTCAgtagcttttggacactgaTTGTTTTTGGAAATTAACTCATCAAGAAAGTTCATTGAAACAGCTATCTCACTGGCTTCATTTTTCATCAGCTGATAGTGTTCATCCAGCCAACCTTGGATTGGTTCTTCCTCGATATCAAAGGTGAGCTTGCGTAAACAAAATTTCACACATCCAAATTTAGTTGAGCTAGATTTTTTAGGTTTTGAGCTCTCTTTCTTTATTGGTGATATAAGATTAGTTTTAGCAGTGGTTATGAGCTTCAAACCTCGCAACATGTCCTCAACAGAATCATCAATAGCACGCAACTCCAACCTGTATGGCATACATATGTGAACGTCAAGCCCTTGAACCACCCAATCCCATGTGATATCAGACGGCGATTTGGAATCAGATGAAACAGGAGAAGCATTAGGAATGCGAGAAATTTGCATCCTGCTGCTTTTGAATATTCTGGAACCATTGAAACTAAGAATAAGTCCTTCAAGAAGTACTCCTATACGGGCATTCTCAGAGAAAATTGACTGAACCTGCACCATTACCTCAACCCCGTCCCCAATTTCAGCCGAGATATTCAGTATTTCCACATCAACAGCAAAAattgtttcctttttctttcgcTTATCAAAATGTCCAGGTTCTAAAGtagcttctttcttttctacAGCATCTATCGTGCTAGATGCATCCCCCATATACGTATTTCCATGTCCATGAAGCTTCTGATTGTGCATCAGTAACTTCAATTGTAGAACAAGCTCAAGCAGTGAGAGATGCACATCAGGTTCCCACCTTACTGTAATATCGGTGGCACTGAAAAGAGAGCAAACATCTATCTCTTTAAGACCACCAGAACGCCGTACAAATTTTGCGTTCTGCATATCAAACAACGTAAATTTTGTAACAGGCCTACGTTCTTCCAAATATTCCTGATACACAGATCTGGCTCTCTCAAGTTCCATTTGCGTGGAATTTTTCTCCTTGTTCACACATAAGCTGAAAAGGAAGATGTCAAGAGAAACAGAGAACTTTAATCTTTTGTTTTCATCAGAAATTGAAGGCATTATAGTTGCCCTGCGAGGAGTACCATCAGCTGAGATATCAATTACAACTTGACCACCCTGTGATCCATAATTCACACGCTTGGGATCGGCAACTACAGTGTTGTCCAGGCCTGTGTCTCCACAAAAGTTAACAGAACACCGTTCAAGATTAACTTTTATGAGCTGTGTTCCTTTCCCTGATGACTTAGATGAACGCTCTCCCTGGCCATGTGAAGCTCTTCTACTAGAAGCAGATAGGCTTTTCAAAAGAGCTTGAAAGGACATGGCAGTTATTATCAATGACTCAATGTGCTTGAAGGTAAAGTAAACACCCATACCAGTAACATCAACAGAGAGAACCGATTTATGTCTAGCACTACTGTCTTCGGACACCTCTCTGTCCTTTCTGCCCCAATCTATGCTAACTTTTGCTATATTTAATAAGGAGCCTGAATTAGACTCTACACCAAAAACACTTTCTTGCGATTCTTGATATTCATCCACCATGTCCACATTTAGTTCACCAAGCTCCATATGAACTGCAGTTCCAGTATTTGAGATGTTATTTGCAAACACATGTGATGATTGTGAGCAACCCTGCAAAAGGAAGTGAAAGTCAAAACGCTATAGCATCATTTCTTCAGTTTAGCTTGCAGCCCTAAACATGGGTTTTATAACAACTTCATGTGAGAGTGAGCATTGAGAGTTTAACTTTTAGAATTGACTAACACCTAGAACAGCAAACTCAAAAGGTCAATCTTCAAAAACAAGTCATCTGACCAATAGGTGAACCTTTTTTCCTAATAGAAGAGGTACCCAGGGGGGAGCCACCTTACACTGAAGAGAGACGAATATCAAAGTTATGATTTTCCAAGATCCAAAAAGCACGAGTTATAAACCAATTATCGAAAGACTCAGCTATCACCCAAGATATTCCCCTGAATCAAAGGGAAAATTCCCATTTTTTTCCAGTCCCATTACAATAAAGTAGGAGATTAACAGTCAGGTAGTACCTATTAACTATCATAAATTATTAATAGTTACAATTCTCCCTAATTCCGCTTCCtaattgaaaaaattgaaaccCTGGATGGAATTTTGGACTTCCCTAtcatttttcaatggaattcgCAATAACCATTATTTCCAAGGTCATTTGACAAGAatcttgtaaaaaaaatttacaataaaCTGTCCATGTTAGAAGcttttcaaacaacactaaactCAATCCTTCCATAGATATCACCACCCAAAACATGTTGTATCCAGCTCCCAAACACACTCTGTTTTCCCAGAAGTAACGTTCCAAATGAGAACACCAATTCTTTCACTAGCAACATGATTTGCAACAAcatctttatttttaaaactaAATATACCCTGAAATCAGACTTCTAAGGGGCCCCTCCCTCCTAACCAAGCATCATGCTAAATTTCCACCATTTTCACCATTCCCAACCTTGAACTGGACATTGGGATATCATACCACTCTTTTCAAATGGTTTCCAAACTCCTACCCATGTCGCTCTTAACTTGGAAATCCAACCAATCCACTAAATCCAAATTTATCTCACACTAGTCTCCAAAGAAGATTTTGTTCTTTAGAAACCTCTATAGACAATTCCCTAACAAAGCTTTAGTAAACAACCCACAATGGCAAGATTTCTGGAAGCAAGTAAAGCAATTGAGGGAATAGGACGAGTAAAGAAGATCAATGTTTCCCCTTACTATGGCATGTTATTCAAGAAGTGCAAGTCTTTCAACTGCTGCAAGAATTGTGCTGTTCAGAGAGAGACATGAACTACCATAGGTGgctgaaaattgaaatatattATGGATGACAGAGACAAGTAGGTAGATCAGCAACTTCTTTTAAGaacaaggaaagaagaaaagagaggagtGTGACAGACTCAACACATACAGGTTCAAGTACTGGGGGGTATCAGTAACACAGAGGACAATAAACAGAAGAGTTcagattcaaattcaaaagcTAAACAGAAAACCCACATCTCCCTACATTACATATTATGCACAACTTTGATTTCATGTAagggaaaataatttttaaatccGGCAGTACAAATGATCATTTGGGAATTTCTTCAGACAAATCGTAGAAATTGTCAAAAACAGACAAACCATATCTATAGAAATAATTGCCACTTCAATCAAAGTTTCTTttttcaagagaaaaaaaaatcaaatattttgtctACAGCAAGATATATCTACCCCAACTAAatgttttcaagaaaaaaaattcaaatatgtcATCTACCGCGAGATATATTTACCACACCTAAAGGCTCCACTCAATAATTGAAGAATGTATATTTACTAATTCAAGACAATAGCATGAAATACAACAGCTTGTGCAATCTCTAAGAAAAGTTTCAGAAATATCGAAGGACAGCTCTATAGAAGGGAAGGACGAGGACAGGGAGGTAAACTAGACTTAAACCTGAGGTTTTCAGGACTTCAAGAGACTATGTTTCATTAAATTCACAAAAGCTTCTGTTTGATGAACTGGATTT
It encodes:
- the LOC120011074 gene encoding protein SABRE-like isoform X5 — translated: MIVGVIIQDVDMTSGEVTVTLNEEMFSKKTPADANSSTDKVMGLPPDSMAAQNSNKKPAGVVALSKYSSLMPEKVSFNLPKLDVRFVHREHNLVLENNIMGIQLKSIKSRSTEDVGDSTRLDVQIDFSEIHLLREVGTSVLEILKVNAVFSVYIPIQPTSPTRAEIDVKLGGTQCNIIMSRLKPWLHLHSSKKKKMVLRSETSTPERRPSTEFKAIMWTCTVSAPEMTIMLYSISGLPLYHGCSQSSHVFANNISNTGTAVHMELGELNVDMVDEYQESQESVFGVESNSGSLLNIAKVSIDWGRKDREVSEDSSARHKSVLSVDVTGMGVYFTFKHIESLIITAMSFQALLKSLSASSRRASHGQGERSSKSSGKGTQLIKVNLERCSVNFCGDTGLDNTVVADPKRVNYGSQGGQVVIDISADGTPRRATIMPSISDENKRLKFSVSLDIFLFSLCVNKEKNSTQMELERARSVYQEYLEERRPVTKFTLFDMQNAKFVRRSGGLKEIDVCSLFSATDITVRWEPDVHLSLLELVLQLKLLMHNQKLHGHGNTYMGDASSTIDAVEKKEATLEPGHFDKRKKKETIFAVDVEILNISAEIGDGVEVMVQVQSIFSENARIGVLLEGLILSFNGSRIFKSSRMQISRIPNASPVSSDSKSPSDITWDWVVQGLDVHICMPYRLELRAIDDSVEDMLRGLKLITTAKTNLISPIKKESSKPKKSSSTKFGCVKFCLRKLTFDIEEEPIQGWLDEHYQLMKNEASEIAVSMNFLDELISKNNQCPKATETNDSTCEKKIKYNGVEIDIQDPSAIQKLREEIYKQSFKSYYQACQKLEPSDGSGACREGFQAGFKPSVRRKSLLSVFATELEVTLTNIDDGKAGMIEILRKLDPICLEHNIPFSRLYGSNIFLQAGTLAVQLRNYSFPLFSATSGKCEGRIVLAQQATAFQPQLYQDVFVGRWRKVRMLRSASGTTPPVKTYSDLPIHFQRAEISFGVGYEPSFADISYAFTVALRRANLSVRNPSPLVQPPKKERSLPWWDDLRNYIHGNISLFFSESRWTVLATTDPYEKLDKLQMLSGSMEIQQSDGRVYVSAKDFKILVSSLESLANRRGLKLPAGVCGAFIDAPVFTLEVTMDWECYSGSPLNHYLFALPVEGKPREKVFDPFRSTSLSLRWDLSLRPSLPLSENQSASSLVRGSTVVDATVYDPPFKPDNVSVASPMMNFGAHDLAWLLKFWNMNYLPPQKLRTFSRWPRYGVPRVARSGNLSMDKVMTEFMFRIDVTPTCIKHMPLYDDDPAKGLTFNMSKLKYELCFSRGKQKYTFECIRDTLDLVYQGLDLHVLKIFINKEDCTSVAKVVQMTRKNFHSASMDRVLSDKDNSMGGCTEKHRDDGFFLSSDYFTIRKQAPKADPARLLTWQEAGRRNLEMTYVRSEFENGSESDDHTHSDPSDDDGYNVVIADNCQRIFVYGLKLLWTIQNRDAVWSCVGGISKAFEPPKPSPSRQYAQRKLLEQKQSHAGAEVLQNDIPKPPSTNHGVNLLSQNVESSESLSSPSHPANAENASSAVVAAKDGNINDSEEEEGGTRHFMVNVIEPQFNLHSEEANGRFLLAAVSGRVLARSFHSILHVGYEMIEQALGTDNVHIPESAPEMTWKRKELSVMLEHVQAHVAPTDVDPGAGLQWLPKIHRSSPRVKRTGALLERVFMPCDMYFRYTRHKGGTPDLKVKPLKELTFNSHNITATMTSRQFQVMLDVLTNLLFARLPKPRKNILSYPAEDDEEVEEEADEVVPDGVEEVELAKIDLEHKEREQKLLLDDIRKLSLQCDAMGDLYSEGEGDLWMISGDRSTLVQGLKRELANAKKSRKEASASLRMALQKAAQQRLMEKEKNKSPSYAMRISLQINKVAWSMLVDGKSFGEAEINDMIFDFDRDYKDIGVSQFTTKYFVVRNCLPNAKSDMLLSAWDPPSEWGKKFMLRVDAKQGAPKDGNSPLELFQVEIYPLKIHLTETMYRMMWEYFFPEEEQDSQRRQEVWNGLRRVKKGSSAHEASASSSNPAKESEASRLQNVKGNTIRSSVPELRRTSSFDRTWEETVAESVANELVLQVHSSSTSSLKSGALGSIEQTDESNKSKLKDSKPAKSGRSSHEEKKAPKSQEEKRSRPRKVMEFHNIKISQVKLLVTYEGSRFVVNDLKLLMDTFQCVEFTGTWRRLFSRVKKHIIWGVLKSVTGMQGKKFKDKAHSQRDPTVTGVLDGDLNLSDNEGGLVAKPDQHPITWLKRPSDGAGDGFVTSIRGLFNTQRRKAKAFVLRTMRGEAENDYHGEWSESEVEFSPFARQLTITKAKRLIRRHTKKFRSRGQKGSSFQQRESLPSSPRETTPFESNSSGELSPYEDFHEYKSDT
- the LOC120011074 gene encoding protein SABRE-like isoform X6, with the translated sequence MGIQLKSIKSRSTEDVGDSTRLDVQIDFSEIHLLREVGTSVLEILKVNAVFSVYIPIQPTSPTRAEIDVKLGGTQCNIIMSRLKPWLHLHSSKKKKMVLRSETSTPERRPSTEFKAIMWTCTVSAPEMTIMLYSISGLPLYHGCSQSSHVFANNISNTGTAVHMELGELNVDMVDEYQESQESVFGVESNSGSLLNIAKVSIDWGRKDREVSEDSSARHKSVLSVDVTGMGVYFTFKHIESLIITAMSFQALLKSLSASSRRASHGQGERSSKSSGKGTQLIKVNLERCSVNFCGDTGLDNTVVADPKRVNYGSQGGQVVIDISADGTPRRATIMPSISDENKRLKFSVSLDIFLFSLCVNKEKNSTQMELERARSVYQEYLEERRPVTKFTLFDMQNAKFVRRSGGLKEIDVCSLFSATDITVRWEPDVHLSLLELVLQLKLLMHNQKLHGHGNTYMGDASSTIDAVEKKEATLEPGHFDKRKKKETIFAVDVEILNISAEIGDGVEVMVQVQSIFSENARIGVLLEGLILSFNGSRIFKSSRMQISRIPNASPVSSDSKSPSDITWDWVVQGLDVHICMPYRLELRAIDDSVEDMLRGLKLITTAKTNLISPIKKESSKPKKSSSTKFGCVKFCLRKLTFDIEEEPIQGWLDEHYQLMKNEASEIAVSMNFLDELISKNNQCPKATETNDSTCEKKIKYNGVEIDIQDPSAIQKLREEIYKQSFKSYYQACQKLEPSDGSGACREGFQAGFKPSVRRKSLLSVFATELEVTLTNIDDGKAGMIEILRKLDPICLEHNIPFSRLYGSNIFLQAGTLAVQLRNYSFPLFSATSGKCEGRIVLAQQATAFQPQLYQDVFVGRWRKVRMLRSASGTTPPVKTYSDLPIHFQRAEISFGVGYEPSFADISYAFTVALRRANLSVRNPSPLVQPPKKERSLPWWDDLRNYIHGNISLFFSESRWTVLATTDPYEKLDKLQMLSGSMEIQQSDGRVYVSAKDFKILVSSLESLANRRGLKLPAGVCGAFIDAPVFTLEVTMDWECYSGSPLNHYLFALPVEGKPREKVFDPFRSTSLSLRWDLSLRPSLPLSENQSASSLVRGSTVVDATVYDPPFKPDNVSVASPMMNFGAHDLAWLLKFWNMNYLPPQKLRTFSRWPRYGVPRVARSGNLSMDKVMTEFMFRIDVTPTCIKHMPLYDDDPAKGLTFNMSKLKYELCFSRGKQKYTFECIRDTLDLVYQGLDLHVLKIFINKEDCTSVAKVVQMTRKNFHSASMDRVLSDKDNSMGGCTEKHRDDGFFLSSDYFTIRKQAPKADPARLLTWQEAGRRNLEMTYVRSEFENGSESDDHTHSDPSDDDGYNVVIADNCQRIFVYGLKLLWTIQNRDAVWSCVGGISKAFEPPKPSPSRQYAQRKLLEQKQSHAGAEVLQNDIPKPPSTNHGVNLLSQNVESSESLSSPSHPANAENASSAVVAAKDGNINDSEEEEGGTRHFMVNVIEPQFNLHSEEANGRFLLAAVSGRVLARSFHSILHVGYEMIEQALGTDNVHIPESAPEMTWKRKELSVMLEHVQAHVAPTDVDPGAGLQWLPKIHRSSPRVKRTGALLERVFMPCDMYFRYTRHKGGTPDLKVKPLKELTFNSHNITATMTSRQFQVMLDVLTNLLFARLPKPRKNILSYPAEDDEEVEEEADEVVPDGVEEVELAKIDLEHKEREQKLLLDDIRKLSLQCDAMGDLYSEGEGDLWMISGDRSTLVQGLKRELANAKKSRKEASASLRMALQKAAQQRLMEKEKNKSPSYAMRISLQINKVAWSMLVDGKSFGEAEINDMIFDFDRDYKDIGVSQFTTKYFVVRNCLPNAKSDMLLSAWDPPSEWGKKFMLRVDAKQGAPKDGNSPLELFQVEIYPLKIHLTETMYRMMWEYFFPEEEQDSQRRQEVWNGLRRVKKGSSAHEASASSSNPAKESEASRLQNVKGNTIRSSVPELRRTSSFDRTWEETVAESVANELVLQVHSSSTSSLKSGALGSIEQTDESNKSKLKDSKPAKSGRSSHEEKKAPKSQEEKRSRPRKVMEFHNIKISQVKLLVTYEGSRFVVNDLKLLMDTFQCVEFTGTWRRLFSRVKKHIIWGVLKSVTGMQGKKFKDKAHSQRDPTVTGVLDGDLNLSDNEGGLVAKPDQHPITWLKRPSDGAGDGFVTSIRGLFNTQRRKAKAFVLRTMRGEAENDYHGEWSESEVEFSPFARQLTITKAKRLIRRHTKKFRSRGQKGSSFQQRESLPSSPRETTPFESNSSGELSPYEDFHEYKSDT